Part of the Gammaproteobacteria bacterium genome, CGTGGTGCGTTCTTCTTCCTGGATCTCCCGGCTCATCATTTTCAGCAGGACCACGTTGAGGGAGGGTACGCGCTCCGCCATGCGCTGAAACTTCGTATACGGTAATTCGCACAGACTGCAGGTATCCAGTGACATGGCATTGCAGTCGTAGACCCCGCTACAGATGCTGCCCAGCCCGAGCACGTCCCCCGGCATGTGGAAGCGGATGACGTACTCCTCTCCTGTGTCGGTAATATTCCAAGTCTTGACACATCCGGAACGCAGGATGAACAGCGACCGTAACGATTCCCCGGCATGATACAGGCGCCGCCCGGCCCGAAAGACTCCCGGCCGATTGATGACCTGCGCCAAGCGCTTGCGATCCGCCGCCTCAAGGTTACCCCAGGGACATACCTGCTGTGCGGGACACTGAACACAGGCCTGCGTGTCATCCATCACACCCTACCCCGCTTCAATCATGGCATCGGGCTGTATCGCCACGCCGGTGAGGCTCGACCGCCTCCGACACCGCCCCGGGAAGCGCCGTCACCAGCCGCTCAAGTATACTCCGCTCTCCCGTGGTGCATCGTTGCAGTTTCGATCCCTACCGCATTCCGGACGGGGCTGATCCGATCCCGGACCGTCGCCGAATCGTACGCTTCCGCCGCCAACCCCTGCCACGCAATCCCGCGAACTGCCTCCCGCCTGCTGCAGTGTCGCCCATGAGGAAGAAGGAAAACATTGGTTCGAATACCTAAGTAGTCCTACTGACTCCTCTCTCTGACGGCGGTGCGAATCGCGCAATCGGACCCTTGCGAAATGCCTACCGTATCCCGCACTTCGCCGCCTTGATGACGAGATCGGGGAGCGTATGCGCTCCGAGCTTTTCCATCACGCGGGCCCTGTGGACGTCGATCGTCCGGTGGCTGATCCCGAGCAGACGAGCGATTTCCTTGTTCGAGTTACCTGCCACGACCAGCGCGAAGACCTCTCTCTCCCGCGGGGTCAACCGTTCGTAGCACTTGCGTTCCCGCGATGCGACCTCGCGCGCCATCCGTTCCGCCGCGTCGCGCTCCAGGGCATCGTCGATGCGCTCGAGCAGGGCATCGTCCCTGAACGGCTTCTCGATAAAATCCAGCGCCCCCGAGCGAAAGGCCCTCGAGGCCATCGGCACGTCGCCGTGCCCAGTCAGGAAAATGATGGGCATCACCATACCCCGCCGGCGCAACTCGTGCTGCAGTTCCAGACCGCTCATGCCGGGCATGCGCACGTCCAGCACCAGACACCCGGTCCAGCCGTCATCGTATGTCTCGAGAAAGGAGACCGCCGAGTCGAAGGTACGTACGATATGGCCCTCGGCCTCCAGCAACAGGCAAAGCGAGGCACATATGTCCGGGTCGTCATCGACGACATACACGACCGGTACGGGGGAACTTGATGTTCTCATTCCCTCTCCGGCAGCGTGAACCGGAACGCCGCACCCGTTTCACACCCTTCGTCCAACCAGAGCCGGCCACCATGACTCTCGACGATCCCGCGGCTGATCACGAGTCCCATACCAAGGCCGTCCTTCTTGCTGGTGACGAACGGCTCGAACAGGGTCGTCCGTCGTTCCGCCGAGACCCCGGGCCCCGTGTCGATGACCGAGACCTCCACCAGTCCGGCGTCCGTCCCGACCGAGCTGATCGTCAGGCGTCGCGTCGCCTCGCGTTCCGACATCGCATCGACGGCATTGCGTACCAGATTCAGCAACACCTGTTCGATCTGCACGGGGTCCGCCCAGACCTCCGAATGCGGTGTGGACAACTCCAGCACGACCGTTATCCCGGTACTGCAAATGAGGGGCGAGACGAATTCTAGCGCCTCCTCTATGACCCGGTCGAGGTCGACAGGGCGGCGCGCCGGCGGACGCTTGCGTACGAATCCCCGGAAGTGTCGGATAACCTCGCCGGTGTATTCGGCGCGGCGGGCCGTTTGCGCGAGAACCTCGCCAAGCGTCTCTCGGGAGACGTGTTCGTCGCGGAGCATACGCTGACACGCCTTGGCATAGGTGTAGATGGAAGTCAGCGGCTGATTCAGTTCATGCGCCAGACCCGCCGCCATCTCTCCCGTCAGGCTCAGCCGGTCCATGTGCGCGAGTTCGGCCTCTCGCTCGCGAGCACGCGCCTCGGCCGCCCTGCGATCGGTATCGTCGATCCCCGTCAACACGACATGCGCCACCGCTCCCTCGATATCTTCGATGACGGTACCGTGCCAGGCGATCATCCTGTACGGTGCCTCTCCTTTCCCGCAGCGGGCATCGAAGTGGCATGGGAAGCTTTCGGTTTCCGAACCGAGCAGCAACTGC contains:
- a CDS encoding helix-turn-helix domain-containing protein — translated: MDDTQACVQCPAQQVCPWGNLEAADRKRLAQVINRPGVFRAGRRLYHAGESLRSLFILRSGCVKTWNITDTGEEYVIRFHMPGDVLGLGSICSGVYDCNAMSLDTCSLCELPYTKFQRMAERVPSLNVVLLKMMSREIQEEERTTLLRGHRSAPAKISAFLCRLADSFASRGFSGSEFNLSMGRREIADYLGLALETVSRTLTQLDNDGALSVKGRRILVRDREHLESLARCATLPDPVTGEMPEFDTQG
- a CDS encoding response regulator, with translation MRTSSSPVPVVYVVDDDPDICASLCLLLEAEGHIVRTFDSAVSFLETYDDGWTGCLVLDVRMPGMSGLELQHELRRRGMVMPIIFLTGHGDVPMASRAFRSGALDFIEKPFRDDALLERIDDALERDAAERMAREVASRERKCYERLTPREREVFALVVAGNSNKEIARLLGISHRTIDVHRARVMEKLGAHTLPDLVIKAAKCGIR